In one Janibacter cremeus genomic region, the following are encoded:
- a CDS encoding LytR C-terminal domain-containing protein: MAANDHYGESNEARARRRRSIITFSLVILMLFFAVWYALSYIRADATRDASPTTSSSTSSCDLTPEDVEVNVYNATDRPGLAAQVARGLRGRGFVVKTVANDPKRAELTGPGELRYGAVGEAGADLVDEHVGSFARNLDERTRTNVDVVLGPTFDGLVDKKQVPDC; encoded by the coding sequence ATGGCCGCCAACGACCACTACGGGGAGTCCAACGAGGCCCGGGCGCGGCGCCGCAGGTCGATCATCACCTTCAGCCTCGTCATCCTGATGCTCTTCTTCGCGGTGTGGTACGCGCTGTCGTACATCCGGGCCGACGCGACCCGCGACGCCTCCCCCACCACGTCCTCCTCGACGTCCTCGTGCGACCTCACGCCCGAGGACGTGGAGGTCAACGTCTACAACGCGACCGACCGCCCCGGCCTGGCCGCGCAGGTGGCCAGGGGTCTGCGCGGGCGCGGCTTCGTCGTCAAGACGGTCGCCAATGACCCCAAACGCGCCGAGCTGACCGGCCCGGGTGAGCTGCGCTACGGGGCCGTGGGCGAGGCGGGCGCCGACCTGGTCGACGAGCACGTCGGTTCCTTCGCGCGGAACCTCGACGAGCGGACCCGGACGAACGTCGACGTCGTCCTCGGCCCCACGTTCGACGGCCTCGTGGACAAGAAGCAGGTCCCCGACTGCTGA